Proteins from a genomic interval of Micropterus dolomieu isolate WLL.071019.BEF.003 ecotype Adirondacks linkage group LG16, ASM2129224v1, whole genome shotgun sequence:
- the apaf1 gene encoding apoptotic protease-activating factor 1 isoform X4 produces MALQERARSCLLRFRHRLEQDIKSSYLMDHMISDGVLTVDEEERINNKPTKKDQAVALLDLLLRKDNRAYISFYNALVKETYNDLASLLHDDLPQTSPDAHKSSYVSFTPCVETVLSEGGVPQRPVVFVNRPELVNRVREKLYRLQKDPGWITVFGMAGSGKSVLAAEAVRDRDLIKECFPGGIHWLSIGQLDKPDLLVKIQSLCYRLEQSLDSQSLHRTPNSLDEAKERLRFLMLRRYPRALLILDDIWDSTVLKAFDIHCRILLTTRNRSLADSVSGAKHEVEVESGLDEKKGLEILALYTNTKLQGLPEEARSIVRECKGSPLVVSLIGALLKEKPNRWRYYLGQLQQKQFKRIRKSSSYDYDALDQAMAASIEVLPDEHRELYKDFTVLEKDIKVPAKVLSVLWDLEPEDVEDILGEFVNKSLLFMDSHNKPNLYYLHDLQLDFLVEQNRTQLESLHAKVVHQYQQHYRDGPPTSGDEECLYWIRFLTYHMAKANLSQELYSLMFSLDWVSIKSKIMGPAHLINDYVEFGPILDKENSEVRSQFQEFLSLNGHQLEQRPFPDVVQLALSQPHTSEVYRQALLQAQDRTSKGKLYFDWLNKSSVESLSRLVIHPHQGSIYSACFSHDGAKIATSGASKTVKVFKSTSGENLAEIQAHDDEVLCCAFSPNDHLLATCSSDRKVKVWNLERALLLRVFDEHEEQVNYCQFTNTARRLLLATCSNDKCLNAKLWNLNKPSSQNTLFGHFEPVNHCCFSPDDTYVSTSSNDGTVKLFQVSSANEWKTINVRDMFTESDEEVPVKCSTWTADGKRIICAARNAVLVFDVETSDMLLEIRTNRLSTVQYCHACATSNLLAIAFSNYAVELWDLEANKKMADCSGHLSWVQRVQFSPDGSQLLSCSYDQTVRLWETKKVHTTSAVCLKRDSDVLFNNEEIIVSAADNRNRLQVRDGRTGSVLFQSEEKSSRIRCTCMCRQLSAVVLGQEDGTVKVLEVPSGKLLASLLGHTKTVLHCQFSQNGQTLITSSEDTTIRVWRWQSGECKVLQGHKEQVRCFSLLSSSPADTRLLSWSFDGTVKMWDIESGEKLQDIEAHRETILSCHVSPDGCLFATTSADKTAKLWHCESWQCIRTLSGHQDCVRSCRFSWDGRRLATGDDNGEIRLWSVKDGSLLKICSREGKDGMDSLHGGWVTDLHFSPDNSLLVSTGGYIKWWDVEKGEALQTFYPRGTALKRIHVSSDFSTFVTIDSIGILYILQKVV; encoded by the exons CCCACCAAGAAGGATCAGGCTGTGGCCCTGCTGGATCTGCTGCTGAGGAAGGACAACCGTGCCTACATCTCCTTTTACAACGCCCTGGTCAAGGAGACATACAATGATTTGGCCAGTCTGCTTCATGATGACCTACCGCAGACGTCACCTGATGCACATAAGAGTTCCTATGTTAGCTTCACACCCTGTG TCGAGACAGTGCTCAGTGAAGGTGGGGTACCACAGAGGCCCGTTGTGTTTGTCAACAGACCAGAGCTTGTGAACCGTGTCAGGGAGAAACTCTACCGGCTGCAGAAGGACCCTGGCTGGATCACTGTCTTTGGAATGGCTGGCTCGGGCAAATCCGTCCTGGCTGCTGAGGCTGTCCGAGACCGTGACCTCATTAAAG AGTGCTTCCCCGGAGGCATTCACTGGCTGTCCATCGGCCAGCTGGACAAACCAGACTTGCTGGTGAAGATCCAGTCATTGTGTTATCGTCTGGAGCAGAGCCTGGATTCCCAGTCCCTCCACCGCACGCCCAACTCTCTGGATGAGGCCAAGGAGCGCCTGCGCTTCCTCATGCTGCGCAGATATCCGAG AGCGTTGCTGATTCTAGATGATATCTGGGACAGTACAGTGCTGAAGGCGTTCGATATCCACTGTCGGATTCTTTTGACCACCAGAAATAGAAGCCTCGCTGATTCTGTTAGTG gtgcTAAACATGAGGTGGAAGTGGAGAGTGGTCTGGATGAAAAAAAGGGGCTGGAGATCCTCGCTCTGTACACTAACACTAAACTCCAGGGACTTCCTGAGGAGGCTCGCAGCATTGTCAGAGAATGCAAAG GTTCCCCTCTGGTTGTCTCCCTGATCGGGGCTCTACTCAAAGAGAAACCTAACCGTTGGCGTTACTACCTCGGCCAGCTGCAGCAGAAGCAGTTCAAGCGTATAAGGAAGTCATCGTCTTATGACTACGACGCCCTCGACCAAGCCATGGCGGCCAGCATTGAAGTCCTACCTGATGAACATCGAGAGCTCTACAAGGACTTTACTGTGCTGGAGAAGGACATCAAAGTCCCTGCAAAG GTGCTGTCTGTTCTTTGGGACTTGGAGCCGGAGGATGTGGAGGACATTCTTGGGGAGTTTGTCAACAAGTCTCTGCTTTTTATGGACAGTCACAATAAACCCAACCTGTACTACCTCCATGACCTCCAGCTTGACTTCCTGGTGGAGCAGAATCGCACTCAGCTTGAG agccTCCACGCTAAGGTGGTTCATCAGTACCAGCAGCACTACAGAGATGGTCCCCCCACCTCTGGAGATGAGGAATGTCTCTACTGGATCAGATTCCTCACCTACCACATGGCCAAAGCCAACCTCTcccag gAGCTCTACTCCCTCATGTTTTCTCTGGACTGGGTCAGCATCAAGTCCAAGATAATGGGACCAGCTCACCTCATCAATGACTATGTGGAGTTTGGACCCATTCTGGACAAAGAG AACAGTGAAGTGCGTAGTCAATTCCAAGAGTTTCTGTCTCTGAACGGCCACCAGCTGGAGCAGCGTCCTTTCCCTGACGTGGTGCAGCTTGCTCTGTCTCAGCCACATACCTCCGAGGTGTACAGACAGGCTCTGCTACAGGCGCAGGACCGGACCAGCAAAGGGAAACTCTACTTCGACTGGCT GAATAAGAGCAGTGTAGAGAGTCTGTCCCGTCTGGTGATCCACCCCCACCAGGGCTCCATCTACTCCGCCTGCTTCTCCCATGATGGAGCCAAGATCGCCACCAGTGGAGCTAGCAAGACAGTCAAG GTGTTTAAAAGCACCTCAGGTGAGAATCTCGCAGAGATCCAGGCCCATGATGATGAGGTGCTCTGCTGTGCCTTCTCCCCCAATGACCATCTCCTAGCAACCTGCTCCAGTGACAGGAAAGTCAAG GTGTGGAACCTGGAGCGAGCCCTGCTGTTAAGGGTCTTTGACGAGCATGAGGAGCAGGTCAACTACTGTCAGTTTACCAACACAGCACGACGCCTCCTGCTGGCCACCTGCTCCAACGACAAATGCTTAAATGCCAAG TTGTGGAACCTCAACAAGCCATCCTCCCAGAACACCTTGTTTGGCCACTTCGAGCCAGTCAACCACTGCTGTTTCTCCCCTGATGACACCTATGTGTCCACTTCCTCTAATGACGGTACCGTTAAG CTGTTTCAGGTGTCGTCTGCCAATGAGTGGAAGACAATCAATGTGAGGGACATGTTTACAGAGAGCGATGAAGAGGTCCCTGTCAAGTGCAGCACCTGGACTGCTGACGGCAAACGCATCATATGTGCAGCCAGGAACGCTGTTCTG GTGTTTGACGTGGAGACATCGGACATGTTGTTGGAGATCAGAACAAATCGTCTGAGCACGGTGCAGTACTGTCACGCATGTGCTACCAGTAACCTGCTGGCTATCGCGTTCTCCAACTATGCTGTGGAG CTGTGGGACTTGGAGGCCAATAAGAAGATGGCTGACTGCAGTGGTCACCTGAGTTGGGTTCAGCGTGTCCAATTCTCTCCTGACGGCTCACAGCTGCTCTCCTGCTCTTACGACCAGACTGTCAGG TTATGGGAGACTAAGAAGGTGCACACCACCTCAGCTGTCTGCCTGAAAAGAGACTCTGACGTTCTCTTCAATAATGAAGAAATAATAGTGTCAGCTGCAGACAACCGCAACAGACTGCAG gtgcgTGATGGCAGGACAGGATCAGTGCTGTTCCAGTCGGAGGAGAAGTCGTCCAGGATCCGGTGTACGTGTATGTGCAGGCAGCTTTCTGCTGTGGTCCTGGGCCAGGAAGATGGGACTGTAAAG GTGTTGGAAGTCCCCTCTGGGAAGCTCCTAGCCTCTCTGCTGGGACACACCAAGACGGTGCTGCACTGCCAGTTCAGCCAGAACGGCCAAACACTTATCACGTCCTCCGAGGACACCACCATAAGG GTGTGGAGGTGGCAGTCTGGGGAGTGTAAAGTACTGCAGGGTCACAAGGAACAGGTCAGatgcttctctctgctctccagCTCACCGGCCGACACAAGACTGCTGTCCTGGTCCTTCGACGGCACTGTCAAG ATGTGGGACATAGAAAGTGGAGAGAAGCTGCAGGACATCGAAGCTCATCGGGAAACCATTCTATCCTGTCATGTCTCGCCAGATGGATGCCTCTTCGCCACCACCTCTGCTGACAAGACTGCTAAG TTGTGGCACTGCGAGTCCTGGCAGTGTATCCGCACACTGAGCGGCCACCAAGACTGTGTCCGAAGCTGCCGATTCTCCTGGGACGGCCGACGCCTCGCAACAGGAGATGACAATGGAGAGATTCGG CTCTGGAGCGTCAAGGATGGCTCTTTGCTGAAGATTTGTTCCCGGGAAGGTAAAGACGGTATGGACTCGCTGCACGGAGGCTGGGTGACCGACCTGCACTTCTCCCCCGACAACTCTCTTCTGGTCTCAACTGGCGGTTACATCAAG